One Arthrobacter sp. FW306-07-I genomic window carries:
- a CDS encoding TadE/TadG family type IV pilus assembly protein has protein sequence MRRLKVVLRGGETTNEHGAISVIVAIMLVVLLGSAAIAVDVGVLYSEHAQLQNGADAAAIGVAQKCARNSADTLCTTSTLAATLANQNALDGTSNVRSIALDTTGRKVVVNTTAAENGAPPDSVSLFFADVLGIPTAKVGAKSSAVWGSPKAGTTAFPLAFSICQVKGYVDGALQLLQDHGQNANASCNYGPSGAAVAGGYGWLKQDTGKCGATIDLAVSEGGSDPGNNAPGNCDATLNKWGADITAGRKVIVLLPVYNQITGTGNGAIYSLVSFAAFDVTGWRFSGGTGLPYEFQSTKSTATGVTTATQCTGNCRGVIGRFVTYVSLADGYTLGPVDPYGATIVRLGL, from the coding sequence GTGCGGCGGCTGAAAGTAGTACTGCGAGGCGGCGAGACAACCAACGAACATGGCGCTATTTCGGTGATTGTGGCCATCATGCTGGTGGTCCTGCTCGGCTCCGCGGCCATTGCAGTAGACGTAGGGGTGCTGTATTCGGAGCACGCCCAACTGCAGAACGGCGCAGACGCTGCCGCCATAGGTGTCGCTCAAAAATGCGCCCGGAACTCCGCGGATACCCTATGCACCACATCGACTTTGGCCGCCACGCTTGCCAACCAGAATGCACTGGATGGCACCAGCAACGTCCGCTCCATTGCCTTAGACACGACAGGCCGCAAGGTAGTCGTAAATACAACGGCGGCAGAGAACGGCGCACCCCCCGACTCTGTCTCGCTCTTTTTCGCGGACGTCCTGGGGATTCCGACGGCGAAGGTGGGGGCCAAGTCGTCCGCCGTTTGGGGCAGCCCCAAGGCCGGAACAACTGCGTTCCCCCTGGCCTTCTCCATCTGCCAAGTTAAGGGCTATGTGGACGGCGCCCTCCAACTCCTCCAGGATCACGGTCAAAACGCCAATGCCTCCTGCAACTACGGGCCCTCCGGCGCGGCTGTTGCCGGAGGATACGGATGGTTGAAGCAAGACACGGGTAAGTGCGGTGCCACCATTGACCTCGCGGTGAGCGAAGGCGGCAGCGATCCCGGAAACAATGCTCCAGGTAACTGCGACGCCACGCTGAACAAGTGGGGCGCCGACATTACTGCAGGCCGAAAAGTTATCGTCCTGCTCCCCGTATACAACCAAATCACCGGCACCGGCAACGGAGCAATCTACAGCCTCGTTTCATTTGCTGCATTCGATGTGACGGGCTGGAGGTTCAGCGGCGGTACCGGCCTTCCTTACGAGTTCCAAAGCACCAAGTCAACGGCAACGGGTGTCACCACTGCGACACAGTGCACAGGGAACTGCCGAGGCGTGATCGGCAGGTTCGTGACCTACGTGTCCCTCGCCGACGGCTACACCCTTGGGCCCGTTGACCCTTACGGCGCCACCATCGTCCGCCTCGGCCTCTAG
- a CDS encoding Flp family type IVb pilin, with the protein MLSLYTNFMIRLRNSEKGATAVEYGIMVALIAVVIIVAVTLLGNNLTGIFNNVAGKVSPTVAPTTAP; encoded by the coding sequence ATGCTTTCTCTCTACACCAACTTCATGATTCGCCTTCGCAACAGCGAAAAGGGCGCAACCGCCGTCGAATACGGCATCATGGTCGCCCTCATCGCAGTCGTCATCATCGTTGCCGTCACACTGTTGGGTAACAACCTCACGGGTATCTTCAACAATGTCGCCGGCAAGGTATCCCCCACTGTGGCGCCCACGACTGCTCCTTAA
- a CDS encoding TadE/TadG family type IV pilus assembly protein → MRRDSERGAAAVEFAILLPLLLMLVLGTIEFGRAYNAQITLTNAAREGVRVMAINNSPTAAATAVQNAAASVSSTLPSSAVTVSPITCSTGTQVTVTVKYTLSTITGIAGPFAMTGKGVMLCGG, encoded by the coding sequence GTGAGACGTGATTCGGAACGCGGCGCGGCCGCCGTCGAATTCGCGATCCTGCTGCCCCTCCTCTTGATGCTTGTGCTGGGGACCATTGAGTTCGGCCGGGCCTACAACGCGCAAATCACCCTGACCAACGCGGCCCGGGAGGGCGTGCGTGTCATGGCCATCAACAACAGCCCCACCGCTGCCGCAACCGCAGTTCAAAACGCTGCAGCATCGGTAAGCTCAACCCTTCCCTCATCAGCCGTCACTGTGAGCCCCATCACGTGCAGCACGGGCACCCAAGTGACGGTCACCGTCAAGTACACACTTTCCACCATCACCGGAATTGCCGGGCCGTTCGCGATGACGGGCAAAGGAGTCATGCTGTGCGGCGGCTGA